A genomic region of Chlorobaculum parvum NCIB 8327 contains the following coding sequences:
- a CDS encoding efflux RND transporter periplasmic adaptor subunit: MSTIPTFRSHLFRLASAGLLVSSLFLSGCGSKQEKPQQMMPELPVMKVEPSSASVASTYSVRLEGLADAEIRPQVDGTLQAILVKEGELVKKGQALFKIDDAVYREQYKTALAAQHAAEAQARVAKVNVDKLIPLVENKVVSPVQLTTARAQFQAAKAQADQAAATAKTAAINLGYTEIKAPVAGYVGRIPFRQGNLVTKNQTQALTMLSDVNRMYAVFSMSESAFADFKQRYAGATLQEKINAVPPVRLTLSDGTVYQHEGKLESISGGFDSSTGSIGLRVSFPNREGLLRSGNSGTVSLMAGYHNVMLVPQAATVELQDKVMVCVLTEGNKVMKKVITVEGASGQNYIVSDGIKPGDTIVTAGIDRLQDGMVIKPLSGDSAGATAPAPSNQNGH, encoded by the coding sequence ATGAGCACGATTCCCACATTCAGATCCCATCTTTTCAGGCTCGCTTCCGCTGGATTGCTTGTCTCATCGCTTTTTCTTTCAGGATGCGGCAGCAAGCAGGAGAAGCCGCAGCAGATGATGCCGGAGCTACCGGTGATGAAGGTCGAGCCCTCGTCAGCGTCGGTTGCGAGCACCTATTCCGTCCGGCTGGAAGGTTTGGCTGATGCGGAGATCCGGCCGCAGGTGGATGGAACGCTGCAGGCGATTCTGGTCAAAGAGGGTGAGCTGGTTAAAAAGGGACAGGCGCTGTTCAAAATCGACGACGCGGTCTATCGCGAGCAGTACAAGACGGCGCTGGCTGCGCAACATGCTGCAGAGGCGCAGGCGCGGGTGGCGAAGGTCAATGTCGACAAGCTGATTCCGCTGGTGGAGAACAAAGTGGTTTCGCCGGTGCAACTTACGACGGCCAGGGCGCAGTTCCAGGCTGCAAAAGCGCAAGCCGATCAGGCGGCGGCAACGGCCAAGACCGCGGCGATCAACCTCGGTTATACCGAGATCAAGGCTCCGGTGGCCGGTTACGTCGGGCGGATTCCGTTCCGTCAGGGTAATCTTGTGACCAAAAACCAGACGCAGGCCTTGACCATGCTCTCGGACGTGAACCGCATGTACGCGGTGTTCAGCATGAGCGAATCTGCATTTGCAGATTTCAAACAACGCTACGCCGGTGCGACGCTTCAGGAGAAAATCAATGCCGTGCCTCCGGTCAGGCTGACCCTGTCGGATGGTACGGTCTATCAGCATGAGGGCAAGCTCGAATCGATCAGCGGCGGGTTCGATTCCTCGACCGGCTCGATCGGCCTTCGGGTGTCGTTCCCGAACAGGGAGGGGCTGCTGCGCAGCGGCAACTCCGGGACGGTGAGCCTCATGGCCGGCTATCACAACGTGATGCTCGTGCCGCAGGCGGCCACGGTTGAGCTTCAGGACAAAGTGATGGTCTGCGTTCTGACCGAGGGCAACAAGGTGATGAAAAAGGTTATTACCGTTGAGGGTGCGAGCGGCCAGAACTACATCGTCAGTGACGGCATCAAGCCGGGCGACACGATTGTTACGGCCGGTATCGACCGTTTGCAGGATGGCATGGTCATCAAGCCGCTGTCCGGGGATTCGGCGGGCGCTACGGCACCGGCTCCATCAAATCAAAACGGTCATTAA
- a CDS encoding methylated-DNA--[protein]-cysteine S-methyltransferase, producing the protein MHVEPSTAVSAPGSPLIDEAFGQLDAWFAGRLKAFSLPLADARTDFERRVREAMLAIPYGQTAPYGELAAAIGSPGAARAVGSACGRNPLPIIVPCHRVVGVGGRLGGYSSGVELKRWLLDFERRNRG; encoded by the coding sequence ATGCACGTTGAGCCGTCAACGGCTGTCAGTGCTCCAGGTTCACCGTTGATCGACGAGGCGTTCGGGCAGCTCGACGCGTGGTTTGCAGGGCGCCTGAAAGCATTTTCGTTGCCTTTGGCTGATGCTCGAACCGATTTCGAGCGCCGGGTGCGGGAGGCGATGCTCGCCATTCCGTATGGGCAGACAGCGCCGTATGGTGAGCTGGCTGCGGCGATTGGCTCACCGGGTGCGGCACGAGCGGTCGGGTCGGCGTGCGGGCGGAATCCGTTGCCGATCATCGTGCCGTGCCACCGGGTCGTTGGTGTTGGGGGACGGCTTGGAGGCTATTCAAGCGGGGTGGAGCTGAAGCGGTGGCTGCTCGATTTTGAGCGCAGGAATCGTGGATAA
- a CDS encoding SDR family NAD(P)-dependent oxidoreductase, giving the protein MKGRVALVTGASRGIGRATAKLLAAEGAAVAVNYFQSEGAAHAVVDEITQAGGKALAVRADVRDEAQVQAMVAEVEQHLGPVDLLVSNASIGFPVKPFTQFAWDEFEAKLTGELKSIFFCSQAVLPGMIEQKSGSIIAISSTLSRHSSPGFIVHSTAKSGLDAFVRSLAEEVGAFGIRVNVIAPGLTLTDATAWLPDDQKAMMADMTPLKRVALPEDVAGAVLAVASDHSRFVTGCYIPVSGGMFML; this is encoded by the coding sequence ATGAAAGGCAGAGTCGCATTGGTTACGGGTGCGAGCCGGGGTATCGGGCGGGCTACGGCCAAGCTTCTGGCTGCCGAGGGGGCAGCGGTGGCGGTCAACTATTTCCAGAGTGAAGGCGCGGCTCATGCTGTCGTCGATGAAATTACGCAGGCTGGCGGCAAGGCGCTCGCCGTCCGCGCCGATGTGCGCGATGAGGCGCAGGTGCAGGCGATGGTTGCGGAGGTGGAGCAACACCTCGGGCCGGTTGATCTGCTGGTCAGCAACGCATCGATCGGTTTTCCGGTCAAGCCGTTTACGCAGTTCGCCTGGGATGAATTCGAGGCCAAGCTCACCGGCGAGCTGAAATCGATCTTTTTCTGCTCTCAGGCGGTTCTGCCGGGTATGATCGAGCAGAAATCGGGCAGCATCATCGCTATTTCGAGCACGCTGTCGCGTCACTCCTCGCCTGGATTCATCGTTCACAGCACGGCCAAATCGGGCCTTGACGCTTTCGTGCGCTCGCTCGCTGAAGAGGTCGGCGCCTTCGGCATCCGTGTCAACGTGATCGCTCCCGGCCTCACTCTGACTGACGCTACGGCCTGGCTACCCGACGATCAAAAGGCGATGATGGCCGATATGACACCGCTCAAGCGAGTCGCCCTTCCGGAAGATGTCGCCGGGGCGGTGCTTGCGGTAGCCTCCGACCACAGCCGCTTCGTGACCGGCTGCTACATTCCGGTCTCGGGAGGTATGTTTATGCTTTGA